GCATCGGTCGCCTTGCGTGCGAGTTCGGCGGAATGCGAGGCCTGACGACTGATCTCGCCGATCGACATGGCGAATTCGTCCGATGCGGCAGCCGCTGCGGTAACCCCGCCGCTGGCCTGCTCCATCGATGCGGTGACCTGGTTGGACTGGTCGGCCGCCTGGTCGGCAATCGCGGCCATCCCCGAAGCGGTCGAATTGAGCTGGCTGGCCGCCGTGGCCACGCCGCTGACGACATCGCTCACGCCGCCCTCGAAATCGTTGGCCATGCGGATCAGTTCGGCCTTGCGCTCGGCAGAGGCCTTCTTGCGCCCGGCAAAGAGCTCGTCGAGCTTGTGCCCCGAGCGCAGGAACACCGAGAGCGAGCGCGCAAGGTCGCCGATCTCGTCCTGCCGGTGCGTGTCGGGCACTTCGATGTCGCGTTCGCCCTGCGCGAGGCGCGCCATGCCGTCCTTGAGCGTGATGAAGGGCTCGACGATGTGCCGCAGCACGAAGTGCATGCTGGCGAACCCGACGAGCAGCGATATTCCGGCGACGACCAGCGTCAGCACCTGCGCGGTCGGGGCGAAAGATGGAAAGAAGAAGCCCAGTTGGGCGAAGGTGGTGATCGCGGCCAACCCGCCGAGCGAGAAGACCGAAGCGATCCTGACCTTGGCTGCGAGCGTTCGCCGCATGAACCAGCCACTCACGCCGGTCAGCTCTTCACCATCCATGGCATCGGCGATTTCGACTTCCGCGATTTCGCTGGCCAAGTCGTCCGCTATAATCGAACTATGCGCGTTCATCCCCAAGCATCCCCCTCTTAAGGCTGCATCAACCCTAAGGGGGAATGCTTGAGATCGCGTTAAGCTGCCCGGATGAGCTGGAGGAACTGCGCGACCTGCGATTTGAGTGTGCCGGCCTGCGCTTCCAATTCGGTCGAGGAATTGAGCACCTGGCTCGCCGCCGCACCGGTCGCGAGGCTGGTTTCGCGGACCTGCCCGATATTGGTCGACACCTCATCGGTCGAGCGCGCAGCCAGATCGATGCTGCGCGCCAGATCCTGCCCGGCGACCGATTGCTGGTCGACCGCGCTGGCGATCGATGTGGCGGTGGTCTCGAGTTCCTTGATCTGGCCTGCGATCGACCGCAGCGCGCCGACGCTGGCACCGGTCGAATCCTGCATCGCGCGGATCTGGTCGGCGATCTCTTCGGTCGCCCGGCTGGTCTGCGCGGCCAGTTCCTTCACTTCGCTGGCGACGACGGCAAACCCGCGTCCGGCTTCGCCGCCACGCGCGGCCTCGATCGAGGCATTGAGCGCGAGCAAATTGGTGCGCTGCGCGATCGACTGGATGAGCTCGACGATCTGGCCGACCTGTTCGGCCGAGCTGGCCAGCGCGGAAATCGTTTCATCGGCTCCGCTCGCGGCATCGGTGGCCTTGCGCGCAAGGTTGGCCGAATGCGAAGCTTGGCGGCTGATCTCGTTGATCGACATGGCGAATTCGTCCGAGGCTGCCGCGGCTGCGGTAACCCCGTTGGAAGCCTGCTCCATCGAAACCGTGACGTTCGACGTCTTGGTCGAAGCTTGCTCGGCGGCGGTGGCCATCGATCCGGCGGTGACCCGAAGCTGCGCCGAGGCCGAGGCCACGCCGTTGACGACTTCGCCGACAGTGGTTTCGAAGCGTTCGGCGAAGCGGACCATATCCTGCCCACGCTCGCGGCGTTCGGCCTCGCGTTCCTGCGACAGCTTTTCCAGCTGCCAGGCGCGCTGGAGGAAAACCTCCAGTGCGCGGGCCAGATCGCCGATCTCGTCATAGCGGCCGGTCGCGGGGATATGCATGTCCTTCTCGCCATTGGCGAGGCGCGTGGCGACATGGGTCATGCGGTGCAGCGTGGTCGACACATCACGGCCGAGGTAACGCGCGCTCAGCATCGCGATCGCAATGCCGATCGCGGCGACCATGAAGAAGGCGGCGAACATCCACATCACCATTCCCTGTGACTCGGCGTCCGACTCTTCGCCGATCCGCTCGATTTCCTCACGCGAGGTGATGGCGAGATCGACGAAATCCTGTCCTTCGAAATACACGCTGTCGGAGAATTCCTGCCACTGCTCCTGCGTGCCGCGCGAACTTTGCGCAGCATCGATGCGCAGGCGCATCCGGGCGAGCATTGCGTCGAGCTGGTCGATCTGCGGCAGCACCGAGGGGGCGACATCGGTCACCTGGCCCTCGAGCGCGCTCAGTGCCCGGTCGGTGTCGTTGAATGCATCCTGCGCGGCGACCAGATCGCTACGCTCGCCCGAGACGGCATAGCGCTGCACGAACAGCCGGCCTTCATTGGTATCTGCCACCATCCGTTCGGCTGACACGGCCGCGGCAGTGATCGCCATGCGTTCGGTGCGCGCTTCCAGCGCGAAATACCCGCCGAGACAGGTGGCGGTCAGGCACAGCAGCACCACGGCGATATTGGCGTGCGAAATGCTCTGCAGCTTCTCGCCGACCGAGCGGTTGGACAGCCAGCCTTTCCAGCCGCTCGCGACTTCCTCGTCCGGCGCGCTGCCGGCCGGGTGCGGATAGGCCGGGCTTTCGGGTACAGTACCGGGCGAAGAAATTTCGTGTTCGGCAACCATGCCGTTGACCATGTCATCAAGCGCGCTCATGCGACCTTGGTTCCCTTGTTCTTGGATTTGCGGGCGAGCGCGATCGGCTTGCCCAGATGCTGCCCGATTTCCTCGGGCGGCATGGCTTTGAAATAGAGCCAGCCCTGGATCTGGTCGCACCCTGCGGCGCGGACCATCGCGGCCTGTTCTTCGGTTTCGACGCCTTCAGCGGTGACTGCCATTTTCATGGCGCGTGCCACCGTGATGCTGGAAAGCATCATCGCGCGGCTGCCGTCGTCCTCGCTCGCCTGGACCACCAGGCTGCGGTCGAGCTTGAGCTTTTCGAAGCGGAACTGGCGCAGGAAACCGATCGATGCATAACCGGTGCCGAAATCGTCGAGCGAGATCTTGACCCCGAAGCTGCGGATGACCGCCAGGCTGCGCTCCGCGACCACCGGGTCGAGCACGAGGCAGGTCTCGGTAATCTCTAGTTCGAGGCGGTGGGCATCGAAGCCGGTTTCCTCGAGGATATGCCCCAGCTGGATCGGAAATTCGGGATTGCGCAATTGCGCCGCGGAAATGTTGACCGACAAGGTGATGTCGTCCCACGCGAGCGCATCGCAGCAGGCCTGGCGCATGACCCACAAGCCGATCGCATTGATCAGCCCGCTCTGTTCGGCGACTGGGATGAACACGTTGGGCCCCAGTTCCTTGCCGTCGGGACGCGCCCAGCGCAGCAGGCATTCGACCGCCACGATCTCGCGCGTATTGCTGTCGACCAGCGGCTGGTAGTGTACGCGGAACTCGTCATTGGCGAGCGCGTGGCGCAGCTCGTCATCCATTTCCTTAAGCTGTTCGCGGCTGCGGTCGAAGCTGGTGTTGAACCAGGTGCAACGCATCTTGCCGCCCTGTTTGGCGGCATACATCGCAATGTCCGCACGGCGGAGCAATTCGGAGGAGGGCACGTCGTCCTGCATGGTCCGGCGAGCGAGACCGATACTGGCCCCCAGTGTCAGCCGGCGGTCCTCGACATGGATGGGCTTGGTCAGCCGGTCGATGATCCGGCGGCACAATCCTTCGAGCAGCGTTCCGGCGACCGGTCCGCCGATCATCATTGCATATTCGTCGCCGCCAAGGCGATAGATTGTCGCCTCGCCATCGCTGACCTGTAGGAAGATTTCGGCGCATTCGCGGATCGCGGCGTCCCCGACGAAATGCCCGTAATGGTCGTTGATCTGCTTGAAGCCATCGAGATCGATCATCGCCAGCGCGACTTCATGGCCCTGCCGGTATTCCTGCTGGATATCGAAATGCAGCGCGCGGCGATTGGGCAGCAGGGTGAGGCTGTCGCTGCGTGAGAGCTGATCGACGCGGCGCAGGTAGCGCACTCCGAGATAGGCGCAGATGGCGGTTGCGACGCTGGACGCCAGTGCGCCGAAGCCGAGAATGACCGACGGCGAGCTGAAGTCGAGGTGACGATTGGCCAGCGCGACCAGCCAGGTCAGGATGAAAATGCCCACGAGCGCAGCCATCGGACCGAAGATGATCGTCCGCGTGCCGCCGCATTCGTCAGACTGGTACGAGCCCACCGTCATCCCTCAACACGCGCCTCTTATTACGATCCTTGCAGTGACTTAGAGTTCATTCGCTAAATAAGGGTAAATCAGCGGTTTACCTTGGCGAAGCTTCGCCGGGTGAAGTCAGAACCCGGCGGCCCGCTGGCGCGGTGCGGCGGCCAAGGACGTGTCCTCGTGAATTGGCGCATAAAGCGACGATCCGAATTCGGCTGGCTTGAACCTTTCGGTCTGCCCGACCACCGTTTCACCCGCGCCGAGCATCAGCCAGCCATCGGCCGCAATTCCACTGGCGAGCCGGTCGAAAGCGGTCGCACGGGTCTGCGGATCGAAATAGAGCAGGACATTGCGGCACATCACCAGGTCGAACCGACCCGGCGAGGGCGGAAAGTCGAGGATGTTGTGCTGCTGGAAGCGGGTCATCGCGCGGATCCTGTCGGTCGCCTGCCAGTGGCCCTTGTCCTCGACGAAGAAGTTCAGCATCTGCGCGACACTGATCCCGCGCTGGATTTCGAACTGGGTATAAAGCCCGTCGCGCGCGGTATCGATCGCCTTGCTCGACACATCGGTCCCGAGGATCTCGATCGTCCAGTCGGCCCAGCGGGCAGGCTGTTCGGCGAAGATCATCGCCAGGCTCAGCGCTTCCTGTCCGGTCGAGCAGCCGGCCGACCAGATCGTCAGCCGCTTGCGTGCTTCGCGCTTGCGCGCAAGGTCGGGCAGGACCTGGTTGGCGAGCACCGAGAAATAGGCATTGTCGCGAAAGAAATAGGTCTCATTGTTGAGCAGGGCCTCGACCACCCTGGTCGCCAACTGCTGCTCGCTGGGGCGTTCCAGCATGCAGGCAAGCTGGTCGACATTCTCGATCTCGAATTCGCGGAACAGGCCGGACAGCGCACTCGAGACACGCCAGCGGCGCCCTTCCGTCAATTGCTGTCCTGTACGCTGTGCAAGAAGTTCACCGATGATGCGATGCGAAGCGTCGTCTACCGCCATGCGTCGGCTCCCGCGCTCGCGAGCAACTCGTCGGCGAGTTCGGCCGGGGGCAGAACGGCAGCCGCCTGTCCCAGTTCGGTCACGGCGCGGGGCATGCCCCAGACAGCACAGGTTTCGGCGTTTTGGGCGAAGATCGTTCCGCCCGCCGATACGATCGACTGGGCGCCATCGCTACCGTCGCGGCCCATGCCCGACAGCAGGACGCCGGCGACATGCCCGTCATAGGCTTCGGCCAGCGTGTCGAACATCGGATCGACCGAGGGCATGCAGCCGCTCTTCACCGGATGATAGGCGAGCCCGAGGGTGTGAAAGCCGCCCGATTTGCGCACCACCATATGGCCGTGGCCGGGCGCGATATAGATCTTGCCGCGTTCGATCCGCACGCCTTCGTCGGCGAGGATCGCAGGCCGTTTGGCAGCCATTTCCATCTGCTGGGCGAACACGGGGATGAAGCTGGGCGGAAGATGCTGCGTCACCAGGATCGGCAGGTCGAAATTCTTCGGTACCTGGGCGAGGAACAGGTTGAGCGCATGAATCCCGCCGGTCGAGGCGCCGATGGCGACGATCTGGGGCGGCTTGCCGAATCCCTTGATAGCGGGGGAGGCGGAGTTCGCGTCGGGCGCAATGCCCTTGAGCGCGCGGATCTTGCCCAGCAGGGTCGACTTGTAATCGTCGTTGAAACCGCCCGGACGCGGCTTGAGCATCGTGTCGGCGGCACCCAGGGAAAGTGCCTTGACGGTCGCTTCCGCGCCGTCGGCGGTGAGCGAGGAGATGACAAGCACCTTGGTCTCGGGTGCGACTTCCATGATCTTGGGCAGCGCCTCGAGCCCGCCCATGCCGGGCATCTCAAGGTCGAGCAGCATGACGTCGGCAGTGACCGAAGCCAGCTCGCTAAGCCCACTTTCCGCCGTGTTGGAGGTCGCGACGATTTCCATGTCGGTTTCAAGCCCGATCATGCGCGTGAACACCGTGCGCACGGTCAGCGAATCGTCGACGATCATCACCCGCACCGGATCGGCGCAAGTGGGGTTGGAGGGGTCGGAAGCTACGGGTTCGGAACGGAGAAGCGCGCCCATGTCACGCCTCCTCAGGCCATGCCGACAAGCTGGAGCTTGATCTGCAATGTTTCGTGGTCGAACGGCTTCATCACATATTCGTCGGCGCCCGCGCTGATCGCTTCGCGAATATGCGCGACATCGTTCTCGGTCGTGCAGAACACGACCTTGGGCTTGTCGCCGCCATCACGCTGGCGCAGCTGGGTGATGAATTCGATGCCGGTCATCACCGGCATGTTCCAATCGAGCAGGACCACATCGGGCATCCCCTCGGCACATTTGTCGAGGCCTTCCTGGCCGTTCTCGGCCTCCTCGACATGGAAGCCCAGCGTCTCGAGGATATGCCTCGAAACCTTCCGGATGACGCGCGAATCGTCGACGATAAGGCAAGATTTCATTCTAATACCCTCTGGTGTTTCCCAGCAATTCGTAGAGTCAGTAGGTAACTATTAGCTTAAGCCGCCTGCGCGATCGGTCCTGAAACCAGCGCTTCGACATCGATCAGCAGGGTCGGGCCGCCATCGGTTTCGACCATGCCGCGCGCGGCGGCCTGCCAGCCTTCGCCAAAGCCGCCGGGAACCCCGACCGGATCGCTCCGTGCCTCGCCCACATCATAGGCTTCATCGACCAGTAGCGCGTAGAGATGCCCTTCGACATCGACCACGGCGGCGCGCTGTCCCGAGGTATCCTGCCGGCCGGTAAAGCCGAGCGCGACCGGACAATCGATTACGGTGAGCGCCTGGCTGCGCAAGGCGGTCAGGCCGCGGATGAAGGACGGTACGCCCGGGATGGGCGTGATGTCGTCGATCTCGATCACCGACTGGACGCGAATCGCGGGGATCGCCGCACGGCGCCCGGCGATCAGACACATGAGCAGGAGTTCGTTCATGCTGTCTTCCCCATGCGAGCTTGCTTGAGCGCGTCGAGCAGTGCGTCGCGGTCGTAGCGATAAATGGTGTCGTCCGCGGTCTCGGGTAATTCGGGTTCGGGACGCAGGCGGATCACGCGGCGCGCCGGCCCGCTTGCCATGGGCGCGTTTTCGGCGAGTTCGATCGCGACGTCGGCTTCCTCGGTTTCGTCGGTGGAAACGCGGTAACCGGCAGCTTCGACCAGCGGTTCGAGAATGGTCCGGGCCCAATCGCTATCGGCGGGCAGACGGCAGGACATCGGTTGCTCGGTGCGACGCGGCGCGTGGTGCTTGGCGAACAGCGCATGGCCGTCGATCACCGGGACCGGCTGGTCGCCGATCAGCGTGACGCCCTCGACCGAAGTATCGCCATGCGAGGGGATGATGTCGCCATCCATATCGGCAGCGTCGAGCACCTCGCGCACCGCATAGACCACTTCGCATTCGCCATCCGACAGGCGCAGCAGGCGGCACTTGTCTTCGGGCAGGTCGCCATATTCCTGGCCGACGAGCGAGAAGATCGCCCCGTCGATGACTGCCTGGGCGCGGGCGCCCTCGATATCGATCGCTTCGCGCGCAATCGTATCGATGCGGCGGACCAGTTCGAGACGGACCGCGCGGCGGCGCCCGTCGAGGCCGGTGAAGAGCATGACCGGATGGGTCTTGCGGCGTTCGACCTGTTCTTCTTCGTCCACCCGGGTCGAGCTGCGCATTTCATTCACCAGCTGGCGCTGCTCGGCGATGCTCGGCAGGTCGAGCAGCATCATCGGGCGGCCATCGTCGAGCAGCGTGGTCCCGGCGTAGAGCCGGGTCTCCATGATTGCGGGTGCGATCGGTTTCACCACGACGTCTTCGTGGTCATAGACCCGGTCGACCGCGAGCGCGAAGACATCCTCGCTGGCAAGGCGGATGAGCACGAGCGTCTTGTCCTGCCAGTCGGTGTCCTGGTTGGTTTCGGTGCCGAGAATCTCGCCGAGCGAGAGGCAGGGCACACGTTTGCCGCGGAAGGTCATCAGCTGGCGTTCGCCCGCTTCGGCAAAGTCGACATGGTCGCTCGAACCGAAGACGATTTCTTCGACATAGCTGCGCGGGATCGCGTAGCGCTGGCCCACTGCTTCCCACGGTCAGCGCGGCGATGATGCTCAGCGTGAGCGGCAGCTTGAGATAGAAGCTGGTGCCTTCGCCCGGCTTGGTGGCGACGTCGATCGAGCCGCCGACGCGTTCGATATTGGCGCGCACCACGTCCATCCCCACGCCGCGGCCCGATACCGAGCTGACCTGGTCGGCGGTCGAGAGGCCGGGTTCGAAGATCAGGTAATGCCGCCGCCGTTCGGACATCTTGTCGACTTCGGACTGGCTGTAGATGCCTGCCGCGACGGCCTTGGCCGCGAGCCGATCGGTGTTGATCCCGCGTCCGTCGTCGGTGATGGTCAGGGTGATCTGGTTGCCCGCCTGACGCGCGGCAAACTTGAGCAGCCCGATTTCGCGCTTGTTCGATTTGAGGCGTTCGCCCGGGCCTTCGAGCCCGTGATCGATGGCATTGCGGATGATATGGGTGAGCGGGTCGCGGACCATCTCGACCATTTCGCGATCGAGTTCGACTTCGCCGCCTTCGAAATCGACCATGACCTGCTTGCCGAGCTCGTTCGACAGGTCGCGCACGAGCCGCGGCAGCGAGGTGAACAGATGTTCGAGCCGCTGCATACGCATGCGGGTGATCGAGGTGCGGACATCGGCAAGGATCGCGCTGAGGCGATCGAATGGGCCATCGATGGTCGGCTGTTCGCCCGCTTCGCGCAGGCGGCGCGCAAGGTCGTTGCGCGCAAGGACCATGTCCGACACGCCCTTCATTACTTCGTCGAGCAATTCGGTGGGCAGGCGGATGGAGCGCTGGACACCCGCATTGGGCGCGGCTTTCGGCGCGGCGTCTTCCTCGCTTGCTGCGGCCGGTGTTTCGGTAGGGGGCTGCGACGATGCGCCGCCGGTGACTTCGATGGTTGCGCCTGCCTGCAATGCGGCGATCAGCTGGTCGTCACCGCCTTCGGGATATTCCTCGCCCGCTTCGATCGAATCGGTCATCTCGCTGATGCGGTCGATGATTGCGAGGACGGCGGATACCAGCGCGCGGTCGGGTTCGCGGCGTCCGGAACGGCATTCGGCCAGCGTGTCTTCGGCCGCGTGGCTGAGCTTTTCCAGCCGCGGAAAATCGAAGAAGCCGCAATTGCCCTTCACCGTGTGGACGAAGCGGAAAATGGTATCGAGCCGCGCCTTGTCCGAAGGATCGGCTTCCCAGGCGACGATCTCGCCGCCGCTCGCTTCCAGCATTTCGCGGGTTTCGGCCACGAAATCCGCCAGCAGGTCATCCATCATTGTAAGCCCCTCGTACGATGCGAACGGCTATGGACGAGGATGGTTAACTATTGGTTTGGGCGGCGGCGCCCTTTTCGGACGGTGCGCGCAGCACGCGCCAGACGATGAACGCGGCCAGCGCCCCGCCGGCGAGATTGGCGACCAGTTCGGCAGCATAAATCGCGGGCGAGCCCCAATATGCGCGCAGCAGCCAGCCGAACGGCAGCATCACCAGGAACACGCGCGCGGCGCTCTGCGCGAGGGCGAAGCCCGCCTTGTCGACGGCATTGAGCGCGCCATTGGCCACGATCAGCAGGCCGAAACCGGCATAGCCCCACACCGAAATCGCGAGATAGCGGGAGAATTCCTCGATCACTGCGGGATCGTCGGTGAAGATGTCGGCAAACCAGTCGCCGGTAAAGAACAGGACCAGCGCGATTGCGAGGCCATAGCCGATGCAGAACAGCCCCGACCACCACATCGCCCAGCGTGCCCGATCGGGGCGGCGCGCGCCCCAGTTCTGTCCAACGATCGCGCCGATCGATCCCGACAGGGCAAGCAAGGGCACGACCGCGAAACTCTGCAGCCGTCCGGCCGCACCGAAACCTGCCACCGCGGCCTCGCCCTGGTTGGCAAGCAGCGCGGTGAGGACCGACAGGCCGATCGGATTGATCGCGTTCGAAAAGGCGGCGGGCGCGGCGACCGAGAGGATCGCCTTGCTCGAAGCGCCGACATCGCAATCGCGGATCGCGGCGGGGTGGATGTGCAGTTTCGCGCCGCGGATCAGCCACAGCGCGACGAGGATGGCGATGAAGAACCCGGCAATCGTAGCATAGGCGGCCCCGGCGATACCGAAACCGGCAATGCCGAATGCGCCGGTGATCAGGATCGGATCGAGCATCCAATTGGCCACCGAATAGGTCAGCGAGACATAGCTGGTCTTGCGCGCCTCGCCCTGTCCGCGCAGCACGCCGTTGAGCCCCATCTGCAGCAGCATGATCGGCAGCCCCAGCGCATAAGGGCGCATGTACTGGCCGATCAGCGGGAGCAGGTTTTCCGACGCCTGCATCAGCCGGAACAGCGGATCGAGCAGCAGATAAAGCCCCAGCCCGAGGACGAGCCCGGCGCCCAGCGCGAAGACCGCGCCGAAATTCGCCCGCCGCTCCGCGCGCGGCACATCGCCTTCGCCCAGCGCGCGGGCGATAACCGAATTGATCCCCACCATGACGCCGACGCCAAGGCTCGAAAGCGCGATGGTGATGGGGAAGATGAAGCTGACCGCCGCCAGTTCCTGCGCGCCCAGCTGGCCGATGAAATAGGCATCGATCAGCCCGACCGACATGATCGCCGCGACGCCGAAGATCATCGGCATCGTCTGGCTGACGAGATGGCCGCGAATGCTCCCGCGGGTGAGTTTGGCCATCTCGCTCATCGCGGGCGGCGTTAGCGGGGCGGGGCTGGCTTGCATAGCGCCAAGTCCTGCCGTCTTGCGGACTCGCGCCCGGCCGTGCGATACAGGTCCTCAAACAAAACCCCTTACGGAGAGAGCTTGCCATGGCGACGCAAATGAAGACCCGCGATTTCGAATGCAGCGATGCCGAATGGCAGGCGCGGCAGGATCTTGCGGCATGCTATCGCATCTTCGACCATCTCGGCTGGGGCGAAAGCATTTACAATCATATCTCGGTGGCGGTGCCGGGTGAGGAAAACGTCTTCCTGATCAACCCTTTCGGGCTGCTCTACGACGAGGTTACCGCGTCGAACCTGGTCAAGATCGATGTCGAGGGCAACAATGTCGGCCCGTCGCAATATATGGTCAACAAGGCGGGCTTCACGCAGCATGCCTATTTCCATGAAAAGCTGGGCACCCGCGCCAATGCGATCTGCCACGTCCACACGACTGCCACGATGGCAGTGTGCAGCCATAAGGACGGGCTGGTGCCGACCAATTTCTACGCCTGCAATTTCCAGGGGCAGATCGGCTATCACGATTTCGAAGGCGTTACCGTCCGCAGTGAAGAAGGCGAACGGCTGGTCCAGAACCTTGGCGATCATTCGATCCTGATGCTGCGCAATCACGGCCCGGTGGTGATGGACAAGACCATCCAGGGAATGTTCGTGAAGATGTGGGCGCTCCAGCGGGCGTGCGAAATCCAGGTCGCGACGCTCAGCCAGGGCGAAGCCAATGTGATCTCGCAGGAGGTGGTCGACGTGCACCAGCGCGACCTGTCGGTGATGCAATCGCAGGGCGGCGCGGGCGTGTTTGATTTCGAAGCGTGGAAGCGCCGCGTGTCGAAGATCGACGACAGCTGGAAATCCTGAACCCGGCCACAGGCGCAGGACGTAAGGCACGGCGCGCATGACCGGAATGACCGTCAACGGGAAGCCGCTCCGCTTCCTGATGGATCCCGACACCCCGCTGCTGTGGGCGCTGCGCGATGCGGCCAACCTTACCGGCACCAAGTTCGGCTGCGGCGAGGGTGATTGCGGCGCGTGCATGGTCCATGTCGATGGCGAGGCCCTGCGCAGCTGTTTGATCACCATTGCCGAAGCCGAAGGGCGCTTCATCACCACGATCGAGGGGCTGAGCCGGGACCGCTCGCACCCGGTGCAGCAGGCGATGGTGGCCGAACAGGCGATCCAGTGCGGCTATTGCACGCCAGGCATCGTCATGGCGGCGAGCGCGCTGCTCGCCAAGAACCCGGCGCCGTCCGAAGCCGAAATTAAAGCGGCGATCCCCAATCTGTGCCGCTGCGGGGTTTATCCGCGGCTGGTCCGTTCGATCCAGCGTGCGGCGCGGGTGACGCGGCGGACCGAGACGATCAGCGCCGCACCCGCGCCCGGAATCAGCGCCGGGGACGCCGCGCAGGAAGTCCCCGCAATCAGCGCCCCAGAACCGCGCGAATAGCCGGGCGCGCAGCCGCGCACCCGGCCATCGGATCAATATTCGCCGTTGGCCTCGGCCACTTCAGCCGCCGTTGCGGCGCCTTCGGCAGTGGCCTGGGTGATAAGCTGCCGCGCCTCGGCGATGGCATCGGCTTCGCTCAGCGCGCCATCCTTGATCTCGTTGGCGATGGTCAGCAGGCGGCCCGAGATGACCGTGCCGGTCTGCGCTTCCTCGGCAATCGCGATCCCGCCATTGGCCTCGGCCACCGCGTCCCATTGCGTGCGCACGGCTGCCCAGTAATCCGCGGTCGCCGCCCAGTATTCGTCGGCGGCGGCGACATTGTAATCGTCAAACCGGTCATAGGTGTTGAGGACATATTCCTGCACCACCGGCGCCAGACCATCCTCACCCGCACTGTCGGGCATCATCTTGGTGTTGTCCTGCCAGTGGATCCAGCCGGTCGGGGTCAGCTGGTGGCGGTTGATCGACGCATAACGATCATAGACCGGGTCGCGCACCGCATCGCGGCGGGCAAGCGGGCGCCACGTCCAGTTCGAACGCCAGCGGCGGATGCCCTGGCTGTCCTGCCATTCGCCCCACCCGGCATAACGCGGGCTATCATCGACCTGATAGACCGTCTGCGACCAGCGGCCGTTGCGCAGCCGTTCGGGCATTTCCATCCATTCCCAGCTGTTGGGGCCGGTATAGGCGAGGATTTTCTCGGGCTCGTATTCCCAGTCCTGGCGCCAGTGCTTTATAACGAATTCCTCGCCCTCGGACCCGACCACCAGCAGGTGCTGGAGGATGATCTTGGTGCCGGTATCCTCGATCACGCGGACCGATTCGTGCCCGCCCGAAATCTTGCGGTCGAGCGGTTCGTAGCCTGCCATCCACGGGGTCGATTCCTGCATGTCGAAGCGGACCTTGTAGTCGCCTGCCATGTTCAGGATGGTGGCGCGGTCGCGCTCGAATTGCGCGGTTTCGACCGCTTCGCCGCGGTCCGCAATCGGGCCGTCGGCCAATGCGGGCGCGGCGACGAGTGCGGTGGCGAGAAGGGCGGTGCGGAAGAAAGTTCGTACGTTGGTCATGGTGTCCTCCCTCAGAACTGGAAGCTGAGCGAAACGCTCGCATTGCGGCCGGGCCGGGTATAGGCGTCGGTCGTGGTGGATGTGGCCGAGAGACCCCTGACGTCCTGCCAGTAGGCGTATTTCTCGTCGAAGATGTTGAAGATGCCCGCGCGCAGTTTGAACGCGTCGGTTACGGCGAAGAAAGCCGTGGCATCGAGGATGGTGAAGGCATCGGGGCGATAGCCGCCGTCGGTCTCGTCGAGCGGTTTGCGTGCGTGATGCGTTGCGATCAGCTCGCCGCCGAAGCGGCCTTGCGGCTCGCGATAGCCGATGCCGACCACCAGATTGAGCGGGTCGATCGTGTCGAGCGGGCGGGGTGCCGCGCCCGGGGACAGGAT
This genomic window from Qipengyuania sp. HL-TH1 contains:
- a CDS encoding response regulator; amino-acid sequence: MKSCLIVDDSRVIRKVSRHILETLGFHVEEAENGQEGLDKCAEGMPDVVLLDWNMPVMTGIEFITQLRQRDGGDKPKVVFCTTENDVAHIREAISAGADEYVMKPFDHETLQIKLQLVGMA
- the cheB gene encoding chemotaxis-specific protein-glutamate methyltransferase CheB; this encodes MGALLRSEPVASDPSNPTCADPVRVMIVDDSLTVRTVFTRMIGLETDMEIVATSNTAESGLSELASVTADVMLLDLEMPGMGGLEALPKIMEVAPETKVLVISSLTADGAEATVKALSLGAADTMLKPRPGGFNDDYKSTLLGKIRALKGIAPDANSASPAIKGFGKPPQIVAIGASTGGIHALNLFLAQVPKNFDLPILVTQHLPPSFIPVFAQQMEMAAKRPAILADEGVRIERGKIYIAPGHGHMVVRKSGGFHTLGLAYHPVKSGCMPSVDPMFDTLAEAYDGHVAGVLLSGMGRDGSDGAQSIVSAGGTIFAQNAETCAVWGMPRAVTELGQAAAVLPPAELADELLASAGADAWR
- a CDS encoding chemotaxis protein CheW translates to MGQRYAIPRSYVEEIVFGSSDHVDFAEAGERQLMTFRGKRVPCLSLGEILGTETNQDTDWQDKTLVLIRLASEDVFALAVDRVYDHEDVVVKPIAPAIMETRLYAGTTLLDDGRPMMLLDLPSIAEQRQLVNEMRSSTRVDEEEQVERRKTHPVMLFTGLDGRRRAVRLELVRRIDTIAREAIDIEGARAQAVIDGAIFSLVGQEYGDLPEDKCRLLRLSDGECEVVYAVREVLDAADMDGDIIPSHGDTSVEGVTLIGDQPVPVIDGHALFAKHHAPRRTEQPMSCRLPADSDWARTILEPLVEAAGYRVSTDETEEADVAIELAENAPMASGPARRVIRLRPEPELPETADDTIYRYDRDALLDALKQARMGKTA
- a CDS encoding class II aldolase/adducin family protein, producing MATQMKTRDFECSDAEWQARQDLAACYRIFDHLGWGESIYNHISVAVPGEENVFLINPFGLLYDEVTASNLVKIDVEGNNVGPSQYMVNKAGFTQHAYFHEKLGTRANAICHVHTTATMAVCSHKDGLVPTNFYACNFQGQIGYHDFEGVTVRSEEGERLVQNLGDHSILMLRNHGPVVMDKTIQGMFVKMWALQRACEIQVATLSQGEANVISQEVVDVHQRDLSVMQSQGGAGVFDFEAWKRRVSKIDDSWKS
- a CDS encoding (2Fe-2S)-binding protein, which translates into the protein MTGMTVNGKPLRFLMDPDTPLLWALRDAANLTGTKFGCGEGDCGACMVHVDGEALRSCLITIAEAEGRFITTIEGLSRDRSHPVQQAMVAEQAIQCGYCTPGIVMAASALLAKNPAPSEAEIKAAIPNLCRCGVYPRLVRSIQRAARVTRRTETISAAPAPGISAGDAAQEVPAISAPEPRE
- a CDS encoding MATE family efflux transporter, which translates into the protein MSEMAKLTRGSIRGHLVSQTMPMIFGVAAIMSVGLIDAYFIGQLGAQELAAVSFIFPITIALSSLGVGVMVGINSVIARALGEGDVPRAERRANFGAVFALGAGLVLGLGLYLLLDPLFRLMQASENLLPLIGQYMRPYALGLPIMLLQMGLNGVLRGQGEARKTSYVSLTYSVANWMLDPILITGAFGIAGFGIAGAAYATIAGFFIAILVALWLIRGAKLHIHPAAIRDCDVGASSKAILSVAAPAAFSNAINPIGLSVLTALLANQGEAAVAGFGAAGRLQSFAVVPLLALSGSIGAIVGQNWGARRPDRARWAMWWSGLFCIGYGLAIALVLFFTGDWFADIFTDDPAVIEEFSRYLAISVWGYAGFGLLIVANGALNAVDKAGFALAQSAARVFLVMLPFGWLLRAYWGSPAIYAAELVANLAGGALAAFIVWRVLRAPSEKGAAAQTNS
- a CDS encoding chemotaxis protein CheW, with the protein product MNELLLMCLIAGRRAAIPAIRVQSVIEIDDITPIPGVPSFIRGLTALRSQALTVIDCPVALGFTGRQDTSGQRAAVVDVEGHLYALLVDEAYDVGEARSDPVGVPGGFGEGWQAAARGMVETDGGPTLLIDVEALVSGPIAQAA